In Panicum virgatum strain AP13 chromosome 5K, P.virgatum_v5, whole genome shotgun sequence, the genomic window ggtcaaagttTTTTAGCACTCACTAGCATAGACAAGGCCATTGCTTGCCAGGGATGGCACCGCACCGGTGGGACGGTGTTCTTTGTTTCGTCTCATCGTCCGGCGCGCTCGGCGTCTCTGGTAGTGGTAGTGCTTGGCCTCCGTCAAGCAAGCAGAAGGGGCGGTGGCGCTTTGCCGAGGGCGGGGGACgtgtcggcagcggcgcggccgagCCGTGTCGTCCGCTGGGGAAGAGGAACTGCGGTTTGGCTGGCAGCTGGCTGCTCGCCAAGCAGCGACAAATCCAGATCAGGTGACCTAAGCCGACTGGGAGTAGGCGACGACAGACGACAAGGGCCCGTTGCTAGCTAGCGTCCGAGCGCGAGCGGCCGCCTAATGGTAGGCGCACGGCACGTCGCGCCGCAGGGTGCAGGTACACCGGCGAGAGGGAACATCGGCAGCCGAGTGCTTGCGAATAGCGGTGCCGCGCGCGCCGTGATGCGACACGTGCTTTGGCGGCTCGGCCTGAGTGTAGCATAGAAGTAGTCAAAGATTTGCAGCGTAGATGCGCATCCGCAACCGTACTGTATCCTCCCTCCATATTTGAATTAGTTGTCGTTTAAGATATAATTGTGCTTATCAAGGAGTAATTAATTAGAGGgtattttttctccttttccctTATTAAATAGAGATGCGGGTGTTACATTTACAAGAATCTTTCGTAGCTCGATTGGCCAGTTCTTTGCGGGCCGAtgccaggggggggggggggggttggattCTCCATAAGCGCGCTTTTTTCTATTGGTGCTCGCTGGTGTGCTGGGCGGACGGCGGAGTCCCCAGAAGGCAGAAGCGCTCTTTTTACGAATGGCCCTCGTTGGTCCGGTGTGGGCGCATGCACGCGCGTTTAATGCTGGGCAGTTGGGTGTGGGCGCATGCTGCTGCACATATCCAGGGGCAAATGCGTCCAAGTTTGCCATCTCCCACCTTCCGCGACAATCTTTGCGAAAACAGGCTACATGACCAGGGCTGTGTTCACTTTGCTTGCAttcctccaaactttccatcacatcgaaatattaaatataacaaatgactcatgtatggagtactaaatgtaggtagataaaaaaattaattgcatagttttgatgtacgttgcgagacaaatcttttgagcctagttagcctataatagaacaatatttactacaaacaaataaaaagtgctacagtatactACAGTGCCCGATGTGACTTTTATTACCCGTTTTTCGCAGATCTAAACACGTCCCAGAACGACAACTGTTCCAAGTACAGAGGGAGTACAGAAGAAGATGTCCCGAGTCAGCAGTCAACCGTACACACCGTGCAGGAGCTTAGGTTGACCTCACCAGCTTACCTAGCAGTCTGTGTACATTGTCCACGCCAGCGGCATGCGGCCAAATTTGAGCCGTCCGGCGGGAGCCTTCAGAATTGTATGCTTGTCTTCTTGTCTGCTGACATGGACAACTAAGGGCCTTTTTGGCACGGCTCCGCCGGACGGGCTCCGGCTTCTTACTACAGTAATAAGCACTGTGCTCTACTGTAGCGATGAAAAAAAGCTCCGGCTCCTTGCTACAGACAACGCGGGGAGGTTGGAGCCGCCGAAGCCACGAATGACGGGCTTCTCCACCCCAGTGAACAGTGGTCTACAGTATTTGAACAGTGCGGGAGCCGGAGCTGTCCCAAAGAGGCTATAACACAAGCGCTGGGTAAGCTGCTGAGGTCAGTCTTAAAATTCAGCGACCGAAAAAGTCGTACCCATCGGTCAGTCACATGCACCAAATTGTTCGGGTTTTTTTAGAGACAGAGAGAGGAGGACTTAAAATGGATAAAATGGGACCTTAGATTAACTTCAAATTTTCCTTTTTTCAGTTTGCGTGATAGAGAAAGGAAGTACGCAAAATGGAACTTGATGATGCAAATGCAGTCAGTTTAAGCCAACTGAATCTCCTAAGTCCGAGCAAGCAGAAAGCATGCCTGCGGAGGGCTAGGCACTACGGAGTACTACTTCCAAGGTGGTTACTTAAGGGAGCTAggtagaaaaaaaatgataacgATTAAGGTCTCATTTGATTTTTTCAGTTTAAGTCATAAGTCCCGTTACATAACATATTTACACATCAATtaagagtactaaatatagacttatTACAAAACTTATTTCATAAATCGTGACTTAATCATgagacaaatctattaaatttaattaattcataatttgatcACTAATTGCTACATTAATCATCTACTAATTGTGTATTAgttatacttaatagattcatctagaGCCTTAATTGCAACTTAtacaattatttttatattaagttGGGATCAGAACATTCGAACTTACAtccgaatattcgatgtgacaatAACTTAAAAAAACAAACGAGACCTAAAACATGGCTTATGGTTTCGCAGACCTAGCTGCAATGGACGTAGGATGGTGGCGGCCCCGGTACTATTTAATGCGGCGCTCGCTTCTCACCTAATAGCATCACACGTATTGCGATACGTCCGCTTGCTTACCGCCCATCATAATACTTGCTCCGACAAGAGTGGCAATGGAGCCGGAGCAAGACTGTTGGTACACAGAAACCCTGTAATTTAAAAAGAGACGGCATTtcttcaaattaaaaaaaagagacgCTGCACactgtttttttcttttgaggtGGCTGCAAGCTGCTACCCCTGCTAGTACCCGCGGTCCAGGTGCATGAGGGCCCACACGTGGCTCTCCGGTGAGCTGGCCTGTGGCAGCCACTAGAGAGACAGGCGCGTCGTGTGCCGGTGGACGGTGTTGGAGTTCGAGAGGGCCGCGGTGTCGACGGGCCCAGCGCTACAGTGTCCACGAAACGGGCAGGAGAGGCGGCCCCGTGAGAAGCTCGCAGCCCTGATCGCCGGCCCTGTTCACCGCACTACCGACGATTGGGCCTTTTGAAAACCAAACAGTGCGCGCGGGGAATCCTGTATATCTTTCGGttgattttttcttcttttccacCTTGCACTGTTTAAGATTCGTACAATTATCTACAATCGTTGGATCAATACACCCAAACTCTAACCCCtcaccctctctccctcccgtgCCCCTGTCGCCACGCGCCACCCCACGCAGGCCGGCGcacgcaccgccgccggccctccctgtcccgccgccgcgcctcccctgctcccccgtCGCTGCTGCTCCACGTGGGCGCCGagcgccgagctcgccggccgccgctgcccgcctgTGCCACCGCCAGCCCTCCCCTAACCGCGTCGCCGCTCCCGCCTCCGGTCGCGCCTCCCGGAGCCGGCCGGAGCGCCGTCGCTCTCAGcccctggagaagaagaagaagaagataagaTTGAGATGGGCCTTAGTGGGCCGGAAGTTTCAACTCCTATCTATCTTCCACAAGATAGATAGGAACTGCCCCTCGGGCGCGGTTGGGTATCTCTTCGCCTGAAGAGCCTGCACCTGCTGTTCGCAGCAGCCAGCCGGCCATCAAATATTTGAGTCCCACCCCCACCCCACTAGGGCTGGATGCGCGGGCTGCCCtcccaccccgccgccacccgcaaGGCTCCTCTGCAGTACTTCAGAGTGCCATTGgctcactgacgtgtggggccggGGGTCACACGTAAGTGACCACGCACTACCGGAGACGAATCGTTTCCACCGACGCCGTCTCCCACCGCCGCTGCTACCGCTGCCTTCGTCCACCGCCGTAGGCCTAACCATCGTCTCCCGCCATCCGGCGGGCGGTGGCCTCGTCACTCGTGCCCGCCTCCTCCGCAGGGCCAGCTTGCTGCCACCACCCTCCTTCTATTGCCGGTGGTGAGTAGTCGTCCCCTGATAACTCTTGGTCCTAACCCGGAACGCTAACCTCGTCGgagttggaggaggaggtgatgGGCCGTATGTGGGTCGCTTGAAGCGATGGATCGCGTTTTTGTAGTGCCTGCGATATATAGCCGCGgcagcgcgccgccgcaccgcgcaTGTGCCTTGTCCTCCCCAACGTTACGACCTCTGTGTGGCGTCTGGCGTGCGCGCACCTGCGCTGGTGGTGGCGCTCCGTCCCTGCTGGTGCGTCGTGCCCTGCTCCTCCTGCCGGCCAGTTGGTGTGCCTTGTGCGGGCGCACGCTCGTGTCGACTGGTCCGATCCTGCCACTATCGCCTGCGCTCCTCTGTCGTCGTCTCTAATGGCGccccagcagcagcggcgggtgGCCCGGCACGAACGACGCTAGCCTTTGCCATGGGGGGCATGCCCATGGGCTCTAGACCTGACCGTCTCGTCTCCAATTCAACGGGGCCGGTGAGGCAGTTCAGGTGTCCGGACGTCCTTTGAGGTTGGTGAACGGCTGGTTCTGATACGCCTTTTCATGTTGACCTCCGCCACAAATTGTTTTGTTTCCAGAAAATCGCGTCGCGTTCGCTGGACAACTTCGCACAGCTCCCGGACCATTTCTTTCTCGCCCAACCTGACCAAAAAATACAGCTAGCTCAATCCGCACACGATCTGTGGGGATCAGACATTCAGACTTCATcacgaaaaagaaagaaaacaggCAGGCAGACACGCAAAGATCAACGCAGCAGTTTCTTCCGCCTTTGCGTCTGCCACATCGATCcgggcagcagccagcaggcttGATCGACGCGATCGAGTTCCTGGTCAGAGCATGTCTCGGGAGCACCATGATCTGGGGAGAGCtggcggcaccggcaccggcaccggcaggcacggcagcagcagcagcagcaaggcgTTTGTGTGGGACACGGGGAGCTCGCTGTACGACTCCTACGAGCTGGCCGCCGTGCGCCGGCTCCTCGACgggcgcctccgcgccgccggtgccggcgtCCTCCCTCTCCCCGACGAGGTcgagccgcccgccgcggcaGAGCCGGGGGCCGAGAACAAGCGGGTCGCCGTGGCGGCCGGAGCCCGCAGGAAGGTGACGCTGCGGGCGCTCTTCAGGGCGGTGGCCACCTGGGCGGCCAGGCCAAGGCAGGCGCCGCTCGCCTGCGCCTGCGCTGGTACGGTGCATCGTCAGGGTGGTGCCTCGGTTGAGCCGGCGGATGTGCCGTCGCATGGCCAACTTTGATCGCCACTGCTGAAAGCTAGATGGTCCGTTTTTGCATTGGGGCAGgctgttcttcttctttttgattGATGTGTGGTGTGGATGTGTTTTGTGTGTCAAGTGTGTTGGCCTGTCCATGCTGTTGTTGTTCATGGTCCCACCAACCAAATCTGTAGGGAGAGGAAGCCTGGTCAGGCTACGGATTTGTCATTTGTGTGTGAGCACTTGGAACACTTTCTTTTCGCAAAAAAAGCTCGGAACGCTTTCGACACCTTTTCTCATGGAGAGTTGTGGCGGCACCGACTGAATTTGCttcttgcacaaattttttgctTCAGAACACAGACGCCTTTTCTGAATTTTCTTGAGTGATAACGGCTGCATGCTAAATGCAGCGCTAGGAATGCAGCAACCATACTGATGACCTACTGATGAAAATAACAAGAACATAACTGAATTTCAGCTATCAGTACACATGTCTGCATAGCGACGATCAGATCCCATATGCAGTGCTGAAGTAGCTCTGGGTGACGTTCCTGTTCAGTATCTGCAGCACCTTGCTGTTGGACTGGCTCACGAACCTCGGCGTCTTGAACTGGTTCACGGCGCCACCGAGGCTCAGGTAGTGGTTCATGACCTGCCCAAAGGTTCCCTTGCGGAGGACGCGCAGCTCGAGGGCGCCGATGGTCTTGATCTTCCTCGAGCCGACGTACCCCGCGTCCACAAAGGCAAGGTCCATGCTGTTCGCGCAGCTGCTCAGGAGCTCCTCACTGGCGTTACCGGAGCTCAGCTCCCAGAAGATGACGTAGTGCCCTGGGTCGCTTGATCTGTCCACGAGGCTCGTGAAGTCCACCACCTCGAGCTTCTCTTCGGCCAAAAGCTGCTCCGCCTCTTCGACGGCCAGCTGCAGGTCTTTCTCCGTGTTCTTGTCGATATTGATGCTCAGGACTAGGCTTCTGCGACAGATGAACTGGAGCTCTGGTGTCCAGTTGTGGAAGCCCGCTATCTTCACAATATCTCCTAGCCTGTATCGGTATAGACCTATGGCCCAATACCCATAGGGAAAGCAAGAACATTAAAATGTGCCATTTCGCTACAAATTAGAGCTAATCGATTAACCCTTCTCACTGACAAAGATATGGAACACCAGTGAGTATTATTGATGACTGATAATAAGCTGGGGCTATAAAGCAAGCCCAATAAACAACCCCCTAAGGCGAGATAACTTGAATCATcatatgcaaaaaaaatgatGTAATGATGGTGGGTAAAGGTAAACAAGATGCCAACATATAAATTTCCAATGCACAATCAAGAATTCGAACTGCAGTTTTTGGGCGTTGCTTGAGAAAGAGACATACCTGCAAAGTTGGTTATTACAACTTCGTAGATTTTGCCAACCTCAACTTCAGTTAAGCCTACAGGCTCTGACTCTATGTAGTGAATAGAGGAACTGTTCTCCATTTCCTCCCCTTTTGGTTTTTCCAAAGGAATGAACTCAAAATAAGCAATATTTGGAAGAACGGCGTATGTCACCTCCTCAGGTGGCAGGGTCGGGTTTACATTAGAGCCAACCCATCCTTCGGATGCACCGTAGTCAGCACTCATCAGTGGTAAGTGTCCAGCATAATGTCTCAATTTCTTAAGGTATGGCTCCATGGACCCTGTCATGATGCCATAGATGTACTTCGCATTTGGCCACAGTGCTGGGATTCCCCCATACCAACTACTCAAATTCTGGCACTTATTGTAAATGGAGCTAGCAAGCTCAGGATTTGGCCTCAAGATTTTCGAAACAGCTTGACGGATAGATGGTGTGGTAATTCGCTTTGAGAGAACACCATGTCTTATATCAGCACATAGATCTTCCCATACCTCCTCGAGGGTATTAAATGCATGAACAAGGCTGTGTGCAAATGGTGAGAAAACAAACTGAACTTCATCTGAGTAGATCAACCCGCATAATAGATGGCAGTATAAAGACTGATGGAAGTCGGGACCAAAGATGACTTCATCAGGACTGCAGCACTGAGACATGATATCCTTCATGGCTTCCATGAAACGCCAGCTCCTGTACAAATTTGTCGTCGCAGTTGTAGCAAGAATGCCCCCTTGGGTAAGGACTTGCTTGCTCCCATAAACAAACTGCAAAGTTTTTCCATTACCAATAGGATATTCACTGCAAGTAAGACCAAAGATTATTTTCAAATTCTGGGATCATAACACTGAGGTTATCTGTGAACATTTTACACATTCAAAAATATTATATCTAAATTCGCTGTCGAGCATATAACATAATGCGTAAAAGAAGCAGAACATCATAAGTAACAACTGAAGTTCCTTACCGGTTTCTAAAAGCATATGAGGTTTGGAATATTTGAATTGTACTCTCAAGCAATTCGTCATTGAATGGCAGCAACTTGGATTTTCCCTGTGTTGTACCAGAACTGAAACAAAGAAGACAGAAGCAGTGAAGTTTTGAGTTCGCCTATTTCAGACACCAGTTGATGCAACATGAGACAAAAATAAAACTTCAACTGGTACCTTACGGAGAGAGAAGTGATGGGCTTCCCGGTTAGCACCAGTGAGTTATCTCCATCAGCTATCCGTTGGATGTAGGACTCTATGTCACTATGCACACATAGTGGAATGCAGGATTTGAAGCTCTTGGAATCTGTTCTCCTTTCAAGATTGAAGCGATTCAGATACTCAGAATCAGCATTAAGTTCAAGAATCTTTCTAAGCGTATCCTGCTGCACGTGCCCAGCATCACGCGTTAGCAACTCAAACTCTTCAATGATCTCATCGTTGCTGCAGATTGTCATCGGAACTTGTAGTTCAGAACCTTATTGCCTCCAATTGTGCCAAACAGGATTCTGCAAATATCCACATCGGAATAAAAAAAACACATAAACCACTTGAAGAAGCATTGTCACAATGCAAATTTACATCAAGTGGCTTAAAGTTCCAAAAGGAGCGAGAGAGAAGGGATGTCTAGAATTACATGTTTTTCATGTGGATCATTCCACATGTCTAACCAAGAGTTAGCTGGATCAAGTAGTATATATTTGGGGTCAGAACTAGAATGGAACGGACGTACATGCAACTTCATAACCGACAAATTAGGTTACATATCATTAAGTTTGCCATCAAACAGTTGGAGGAAACAAATATGTGGAAACCTAACAAAACCAACGACCAAAGAAGGTAATATTTATGAATATTACGTGTTACTAAGGTTggaaatagcgggctatgaagTTTAGCGGTAACCTTCTCTAAAAGCTATAGAATAGCTATAGCgaagctatagcgggctatagcgaaaGCTAAATTATTTAGCTGaatgataaaataataaataatctcaTACAAATTATAAGTATCGTTGGTCTAACACCTAAAATTTTAGTCTAACACGTCTCTTAACTACCCAACAGTACCCAATTGACATTTAGCGCTGCTAAGTCTCACAAAAACCTATTTAGCGGACATTTAGCATGGCTAAATCTCAAAAAACCTCCTTTAGCGGATATAGCGGACAAATGTTGTATAGCGTAGCGGTAGATCTCCTAAAAAGctattagcgggctatagcgaggctatagcgggctatttcCAACCATGTGTTAGTGGATGACACAAAAATAGTGagtcttccatcatacatacaTAAAGGTAGAAATGGACTCCCATTTTTATTAAAGGTCGAGAGTTTTCATGTCAAGATGTCTTCCTATCCAAGCAAAGATGATCAGAAATTTTAGATCAGCGATGTCGATGATTACAAGAGTAGCTTCAATTAGGTACTTCTTAGCAGTTATGTTAATTACCTTAACACGAAGTCAACCCTTCTAATGATCTATAACCATAAAGTCTACTTCTAGCCACCAATTTTACAAGACAAGCCACAAAAGCAGTGACGGCAAAACATTTTGGTAATTAACTATCTATGAATTACTTCtactaaaagaaaaaataagcTACTTGTGCAAGAGGCAAATTTACTGAGGGAGCCATGATATGCATTATCCCAAGATAACCCACCTAAGCGTGAAATTTGCAAACTGTTTCTGCCTTTCTGGTAGAGCAAACACAATCATTAAGGATTGTCAGCGACTGGCGCACAATAATTCACATTTACTGGATTGCTCAAGAAGTTGCACAAAATAAATGGATTACGTAGAAATATTCCTTCCTGATTCAGAGCACTGATGCAACTAAAATGGCATGAAAAGTACAGAGGTACAGACGCTCGAAGCATTTATTCATTCTTGTACATACCAAACTGACAATGAAGGAAACGTGTAGGCCCAGTGGCCCACTATACGCCAGGAAATCATGGTTTCTGTTTGAGGGAATGCGTTGACCACTAAAACTGTCAGGACTCAGGACTCAGATAGTATGTTCATCCTCTGCAGTCAGGACTCAGGAGCAAGGTGGTGGCTCTCGCACCTCGTTAGCAGAGAACTAAAACTGCAACAAACACCACTACAAGAAGAGGGCCAGATAACAACCTTGAATCCCCAAATCAAGGAGGCTAATTTCAGGACAACCCTGGCGTCGGAATTTCCTCGACCATAGAGACACAAATTCTTGTTGGCTGGCTTCACCGCAACAGGAGTTTGGAAAAGAAGCATGCGAGACAAAACAGCAGAATCCTTGCTCAGATCCAAAAAGGGTAAAAAGGGCTTTCCCAGGCATCCTAGCGGCTAGTAATCGGCCCTGTTGCGCCCaaaagaagggccaaaagggtAAGGGAAGGCCGAATCGGCCGAACAAAACTTGAATCTTGATGCAGTATATTCCCACTAGTTTACCAAGCAATCAAGCATATATCGCCTCCGGGTACCATTAAGAAAGTTGAGAATCCCAGTGCAAGAACCGCCCTTTTCTAGTTTCTCTCCCCAAAATTCTACCAGGAATCCATTAAAATTCACCCCCGAACCAGCAAAATCCAACCGGTAGGAGTTCACTCACCGCGAAACCAACGAGCTTGGAGTCTGGAGAGGCCGAGGCGCTTGTGAGGCGGGGGCGTGGCGAGGTGAGGAAGCCGGCCCCGGCCCTGCCTGGACGTCCGGAGATGGAGGAGAAGTCGAGCTTACTGCTGATGCTGCGGCGGATTAGCGGCGACCGGTGGACGCTAGCGGCGACCGGTGGACGCTAATGGGGGATGCTTGCTGCGTGTGACGAGGAGCTTGCTGCTGGCTTTATAGCCGCCCTGCACACTCTCCCTCCCGAGTTGGTCTCGAGTCAGGTCAGGTATGCTGTCTGCAGTTTGCATTCTGCACTGCACATGTGAGTTGCATGCGACAGACGTACAGAGAAAACAATTTTGTCATCAAAGGGAAGATAAATGACACAACGACAGTATCGCCTAGGCTTATGATGTAGTAATTGTATAAGGACATATAGtgaaaacattttttttcatcATGGCACAAAAGCTACGGACCAGGCTTTGTAAGATAGTGGCCTTTTTTTCTACTAGATGTCATTGTTATGCCCAAATAATTAGTCCATCTCATGTGCCCTTTTGTCAAAACATTTGCAGAAAGGTACGTAGAAAGTCGTGTGCTGGTCACGGGGCGATATGAAAAATATAAGTAGGGCGCCTCGAAGTCAGAATTTGAGCTCATTGAGCATTCGGTAGGtaaagtctcctttggaacggATGATTGACAGAGAAATTTCACAATATTTGATTGCTGTAGGAATATTTTCTATGTGTCTCTCTGGAATAAAAGATTAGGTATTCTAAAATCCAATAAATTTCTAGAACATCTCAACATATAGGTATTTAGAGGAAATTTAACATGGGATCTCACCTCTTGGAAAGTTTCCTTTATAATCTCTTTCTGTCAAATCAATGTGTTTTTCCTCAGTTGTATCCAAACATTCTATTGAAAATTTCATACACACAAAATTCCTATAGGATGGCAACTGACACCCAACTTAAAGAAATGTGTTTTTCCTTATTCTTAAATTTTGGTAATCTTGCGTTCCAAACGTGGCCTGAGCACGATGGTGTGTAAAAAGACAAATGAGATAGATGCTGATGCGAGGCGATGCAACAAGACGACCTCATTAACAAAGCTGAAGAGGTCATCGGTGAGGAAGATGGGTTGGTTGCTTGAAGTGGATCCACCCTTGTTTCAATTGCACAGGATTGGAGTTGGACAATCAGCACTAGAAAGCGGTGGTGACTTGAGGCATCCGTTCGACAAGTTGAGCTAGATAAGGTGTGGAAGAATGGGTCAGCGAAGACCACATCCATGAGCAAGAGGAGTTACACACTAACGTTTTGGGAGATTGGGTGTGGTCCAAAATCGCCCATCGTTTCCTTTTACCAAATGCGCAACCCTGACTCCCTGAGTGTAGCCTTTCACGTTAGGGAAAAAAACACGGCTTGACATGGAAGCGGCACGGCCTGACCTCGGAGGACGGAGCTATCAGTCATCAGTGCCTTCCGGCCTGGTGCAAATCCGAATCACCTGGTGGATGGATGTAGCTAGTGGACCACGAAGGAGGTTTCTGATTGGCGCCCTGACCTCCGATCCAAATGTTTCGTGGCCGTGTTTGGAGAATAGTCATGAATTATTTTGAGGGCTAAAGTTTAACTTAAAAATTAGTTTTTGAGGTGTTTGGATCTAAAAGTTATTTGGCTCATAAAATacttttttaattatttgactGTCACTTTTTTAAGAGAGAGTGAGAAAATCAGCGGGCCTCACCCGAAATAGCCCAAATAGCACCCCTTGGGTGGGATATTTTTTGGTGGACTATTTGCAAATAACCCAAAAATAGCTCCCATATTTGGTTCCTCTAGAGCTATCTGGGCTTGATAGGATTAAGCTAGCACTTATATCTTATTTCCtgctttttatttttgcagtatGTGTTGTCTTGGCCCTCAAGTTGATCATGAGGTGCCTTTGGCTAAAGTGTTAAAGCTTTATGCTTTTGTTAGGAGTAGGTGAAGGCTCTGCCTATATAAACAGCAGCCCTCTCCCTTCTAACGAACTGAGTTGTGTCTTTGATTCAATCAAGCGGCCCTTTGGTCAAGCTGACCTCCGGGCTTTTCACCAAATCCATGTCTGGGCCAACAATTGGCATCTAGAGCCTAGGTTAGACACTTCCTtcccccttcgccgccgccacagccatGTCCTCCTCCAGCaagcgtgccgccgccgcagcgaaGGGCAAGGACGTCCTCATGGAAGATCAAGCACGGGAGGCCCGTCTTGCCGCCGCAGAAGCAGCGGTCGTGCAAGCAGCGCAGGCAGCAGCCTAGGCAGTAGAGGCGGCTCAAGCCGCCTTGCTCCAGGAGATCGAGGATCGGAAGTCGGCGGGCGAAGAGTCGGAGTGCTTCCACACTCCGGAGCGTCGTCGACACCTCTCTCCGTCCCCAGATCGGCGCCACAGACGACGTGGTCGGTCGCCGGTGGTGCAGGTCTACCGCGACATCGGCGGTGGGTGGCCCATGCTCACCCGCGCCAACTACCACGAGTGGAGTCTTCTCATgaaggtgaagctccaggcgcGCGGTCTCTGGGAGGCCGTCGCCTACGGCAACGTCATCTACGAGGATGATCACCGGTCCTTGGAGGCCCTCTGCGCTGCGGTGCCGGCAGATCTCGGCGCCGCCCTCACCAACAAGCCGATGGCCAAGCTCGCCTAGGAGGCGATCGCCACCAGGCGTCTCGGCGGTGAGTGCGTCCACCGTGCCACACTGCAGTGGCTCCGTGGCGAGTGGGAAGGCCTAGCCTTTCAGCCCGGTGAACAAATTGAGGATTTTGCTCTTCGCCTGACTAACCTGATAGAGCAGATGGCCCTCAACGGCGCCGCCG contains:
- the LOC120707451 gene encoding uncharacterized protein LOC120707451, translating into MSREHHDLGRAGGTGTGTGRHGSSSSSKAFVWDTGSSLYDSYELAAVRRLLDGRLRAAGAGVLPLPDEVEPPAAAEPGAENKRVAVAAGARRKVTLRALFRAVATWAARPRQAPLACACAGTVHRQGGASVEPADVPSHGQL
- the LOC120707450 gene encoding jasmonoyl--L-amino acid synthetase GH3.5-like, with translation MTICSNDEIIEEFELLTRDAGHVQQDTLRKILELNADSEYLNRFNLERRTDSKSFKSCIPLCVHSDIESYIQRIADGDNSLVLTGKPITSLSVSSGTTQGKSKLLPFNDELLESTIQIFQTSYAFRNREYPIGNGKTLQFVYGSKQVLTQGGILATTATTNLYRSWRFMEAMKDIMSQCCSPDEVIFGPDFHQSLYCHLLCGLIYSDEVQFVFSPFAHSLVHAFNTLEEVWEDLCADIRHGVLSKRITTPSIRQAVSKILRPNPELASSIYNKCQNLSSWYGGIPALWPNAKYIYGIMTGSMEPYLKKLRHYAGHLPLMSADYGASEGWVGSNVNPTLPPEEVTYAVLPNIAYFEFIPLEKPKGEEMENSSSIHYIESEPVGLTEVEVGKIYEVVITNFAGLYRYRLGDIVKIAGFHNWTPELQFICRRSLVLSINIDKNTEKDLQLAVEEAEQLLAEEKLEVVDFTSLVDRSSDPGHYVIFWELSSGNASEELLSSCANSMDLAFVDAGYVGSRKIKTIGALELRVLRKGTFGQVMNHYLSLGGAVNQFKTPRFVSQSNSKVLQILNRNVTQSYFSTAYGI